One stretch of Streptomyces sp. A2-16 DNA includes these proteins:
- the dnaJ gene encoding molecular chaperone DnaJ: MATDYYAVLGVRRDASQDEIKKAFRRLARELHPDVNPDPKTQERFKEINAAYEVLSDPQKKQVYDLGGDPLSQAGGGGAGGFGAGGFGNFSDIMDAFFGTASQRGPRSRTRRGQDAMIRLEIELDEAAFGTTKDIQVDTAIVCTTCSGEGAAPGTSAQTCDMCRGRGEVSQVTRSFLGQVMTSRPCPQCQGFGTVVPTPCPECAGDGRVRSRRTLTVKIPAGVDNGTRIQLAGEGEVGPGGGPAGDLYVEIHELPHSQFQRRGDDLHCTVTLPMTAASLGTKVPLETLDGMEEVDIRPGTQSGQSIPLHNRGVTHLRGGGRGDLIVHVEVQTPTKLDPEQERLLRELAKLRGEERPTGQFQPGQQGLFSRLKDAFNGRT, translated from the coding sequence GTGGCCACGGACTACTACGCCGTTCTCGGCGTGCGCCGCGACGCGTCGCAGGATGAGATCAAGAAGGCGTTCCGTCGGCTCGCGCGCGAGCTGCACCCGGACGTCAACCCGGATCCGAAGACCCAGGAGCGGTTCAAGGAGATCAACGCCGCTTACGAGGTGTTGTCGGACCCGCAGAAGAAGCAGGTCTACGACCTCGGCGGCGACCCGCTCTCGCAGGCCGGCGGCGGTGGCGCGGGCGGCTTCGGGGCCGGTGGGTTCGGGAACTTCTCGGACATCATGGACGCGTTCTTCGGTACGGCCTCGCAGCGGGGTCCGCGCTCGCGCACCCGCCGCGGCCAGGACGCGATGATCCGTCTGGAGATCGAGCTCGACGAGGCGGCCTTCGGCACGACGAAGGACATCCAGGTCGACACGGCGATCGTCTGCACCACCTGCAGTGGTGAGGGCGCGGCGCCGGGCACCTCCGCGCAGACGTGCGACATGTGCCGCGGGCGCGGTGAGGTGTCGCAGGTGACGCGGTCCTTCCTGGGCCAGGTCATGACGTCCCGCCCGTGCCCGCAGTGCCAGGGTTTCGGCACCGTGGTTCCGACCCCGTGCCCGGAGTGCGCCGGCGACGGCCGGGTCCGCTCGCGCCGCACGCTGACCGTGAAGATCCCGGCCGGTGTGGACAACGGCACGCGGATCCAGCTCGCGGGTGAGGGCGAGGTCGGCCCCGGTGGCGGTCCCGCCGGTGACCTGTACGTCGAGATCCACGAGCTCCCGCACTCGCAGTTCCAGCGGCGCGGCGACGATCTGCACTGCACGGTCACGCTCCCGATGACGGCGGCGTCCCTCGGCACGAAGGTTCCGCTGGAGACGCTGGACGGCATGGAGGAGGTCGACATCCGGCCCGGTACCCAGTCCGGCCAGTCGATCCCGCTGCACAACCGGGGCGTCACCCACCTGCGCGGCGGCGGCCGGGGCGACCTCATCGTCCACGTCGAGGTCCAGACCCCGACCAAGCTGGACCCGGAACAGGAACGCCTGCTCCGAGA
- the hrcA gene encoding heat-inducible transcriptional repressor HrcA translates to MLSERRLQVLRAIVQDYVGTEEPVGSKALTERHNLGVSPATVRNDMAVLEDEGFIAQPHTSAGRIPTDKGYRLFVDKLAGVKPMTAPERRAIQNFLDGAVDLDDVVARTVRLLAQLTRQVAVVQYPSLTRSTVRHVELLSLAPARVMLVLITDTGRVEQRMVDCPAPFGEASLADLRARLNSRVAGRRFADVPRLVEDLPEGFDVEDRGTVTTVLSTLLETLVEENEERLMIGGTANLTRFGHDFPLTIRPVLEALEEQVVLLKLLGEAGDSGMTVRIGHENAYEGLNSTSVVSVGYGSGGEAVAKLGVVGPTRMDYPGTMGAVRAVARYVGQILAES, encoded by the coding sequence ATGCTGAGTGAACGCAGGCTTCAGGTGTTGCGCGCGATCGTCCAGGACTACGTCGGCACCGAGGAGCCGGTCGGGTCGAAGGCCCTGACCGAGCGGCACAACCTCGGCGTCTCCCCGGCGACCGTCCGCAACGACATGGCGGTCCTGGAGGACGAGGGCTTCATCGCCCAGCCGCACACCAGCGCCGGGCGGATCCCGACCGACAAGGGCTACCGGCTGTTCGTCGACAAACTGGCGGGCGTCAAGCCGATGACCGCGCCCGAGCGGCGCGCGATCCAGAACTTCCTCGACGGCGCCGTGGACCTCGACGACGTCGTGGCCCGAACCGTGCGGCTGCTCGCGCAGCTGACGCGGCAGGTCGCCGTCGTGCAGTACCCGTCCCTCACCCGCTCGACCGTGCGGCACGTGGAGCTGCTCTCGCTCGCCCCGGCGCGCGTGATGCTCGTGCTGATCACGGACACCGGCCGGGTCGAGCAGCGCATGGTCGACTGCCCGGCGCCCTTCGGGGAGGCCTCGCTCGCCGATCTGCGGGCGCGGCTCAACAGCCGCGTCGCGGGACGGCGGTTCGCCGATGTGCCGAGGCTGGTCGAGGACCTGCCCGAAGGCTTCGACGTCGAGGACCGGGGTACGGTCACCACAGTGCTCTCCACTCTCCTGGAGACGCTCGTCGAGGAGAACGAGGAGCGGCTGATGATCGGCGGCACCGCCAATCTCACCCGCTTCGGACATGACTTTCCCCTCACGATCCGGCCCGTCCTGGAGGCCCTCGAGGAGCAGGTCGTTCTCCTCAAACTCCTTGGTGAGGCCGGGGATTCGGGCATGACCGTACGTATTGGTCATGAGAACGCCTACGAGGGACTCAACTCCACTTCGGTGGTGTCGGTCGGCTACGGTTCGGGCGGCGAGGCAGTCGCCAAGCTCGGCGTGGTCGGACCGACCCGCATGGATTACCCGGGAACGATGGGAGCGGTACGCGCAGTGGCACGGTACGTCGGACAGATCCTGGCGGAGTCGTAA
- a CDS encoding MBL fold metallo-hydrolase, translating to MTVTWEELGWERVATGVGRCRLPGWDCTAGLVIGEGTALLIDAGSGLAEGARLRAQAEELAGHRVTHLALTHPHFDHVFGAAAFAGAEVFGAVGTESVLAGRLGRAELRADAVRNGLDPAVADEAADALVSPRHHVSGEWTLDLGGGGQVLLANVGPGHTAHDLAVLVPGSPEVVFCGDLVEESGEPQAGPDAVPGHWPAALDRLLDLGGEDALYVPGHGAVVDAAFVRSQRDALAARFGVS from the coding sequence ATGACGGTGACTTGGGAAGAGCTCGGGTGGGAGCGGGTCGCGACCGGGGTGGGGCGGTGCCGGCTGCCCGGCTGGGACTGCACGGCGGGCCTGGTGATCGGCGAGGGCACGGCCCTGTTGATCGACGCGGGCTCCGGTCTCGCGGAGGGCGCCCGCCTGCGCGCACAGGCCGAGGAACTGGCCGGCCACCGTGTGACCCATCTCGCGTTGACCCACCCCCACTTCGACCATGTCTTCGGTGCGGCGGCGTTCGCGGGGGCGGAGGTGTTCGGCGCCGTGGGTACGGAATCGGTGCTGGCGGGGCGGCTGGGCCGGGCGGAACTGCGGGCCGACGCGGTACGCAACGGGCTGGACCCGGCGGTCGCCGACGAGGCGGCGGACGCCCTGGTCTCCCCCCGGCACCACGTCTCCGGCGAGTGGACGCTCGACCTCGGCGGCGGCGGCCAGGTCCTGCTCGCCAACGTCGGCCCCGGCCACACGGCCCACGACCTCGCCGTCCTCGTGCCGGGCTCCCCCGAGGTCGTCTTCTGCGGCGACCTGGTCGAGGAGTCGGGCGAACCGCAGGCGGGCCCGGACGCGGTACCGGGCCACTGGCCCGCCGCGCTGGACCGCCTCCTCGACCTGGGCGGCGAGGACGCGCTGTACGTACCCGGTCACGGAGCGGTGGTGGACGCGGCGTTCGTACGGTCGCAGCGGGACGCGCTGGCGGCCCGCTTCGGCGTGTCGTGA
- a CDS encoding DUF3097 domain-containing protein, whose amino-acid sequence MRQYSADLTPPWKKPRPVPEVPAEPGLVVEEPGTGFCGAVIRCEAGTVTLEDRFGKHRVFPLEPRGFLLEGRVVTLVRPAATAPVRPSRTASGSVAVPGARARVARAGRIYVEGRHDAELVEKVWGDDLRIEGVVVEYLEGVDDLPAIVAEFAPGPDARLGVLVDHLVPGSKESRIAASVTSEHALVVGHPYIDIWEAVKPSSLGIEAWPRVPHGQDWKTGVCRALGWPSENTGAVWQAILKRVNSYKDLEPELLGRVEELIDFVTAQ is encoded by the coding sequence ATGCGCCAGTACTCCGCCGACCTGACCCCTCCGTGGAAGAAGCCCCGGCCGGTGCCGGAGGTGCCCGCCGAGCCCGGCCTGGTGGTCGAGGAGCCCGGCACCGGCTTCTGCGGCGCGGTGATTCGCTGCGAGGCGGGAACAGTGACTCTGGAGGACCGCTTCGGCAAGCACCGGGTGTTCCCGCTGGAGCCGCGCGGCTTCCTCCTGGAGGGCCGGGTGGTGACGCTGGTGCGACCCGCGGCCACGGCTCCCGTACGGCCCTCCCGCACCGCCTCCGGCTCGGTGGCCGTGCCCGGCGCACGCGCGCGCGTGGCCCGCGCCGGCCGTATCTACGTCGAGGGCCGCCACGACGCGGAACTGGTGGAGAAGGTCTGGGGCGACGACCTGCGCATCGAGGGCGTGGTCGTGGAGTACCTGGAGGGCGTGGACGACCTGCCGGCGATCGTGGCCGAGTTCGCCCCCGGGCCGGACGCCCGCCTGGGAGTACTCGTGGACCACCTGGTGCCGGGCAGCAAGGAGTCCCGTATCGCCGCGTCGGTGACCAGCGAACACGCCCTGGTGGTCGGCCACCCGTACATCGACATCTGGGAGGCGGTGAAGCCGTCGTCCCTGGGCATCGAGGCGTGGCCCCGGGTACCGCACGGCCAGGACTGGAAGACGGGCGTGTGCAGGGCGCTGGGCTGGCCGTCGGAGAACACGGGCGCGGTGTGGCAGGCGATCCTGAAGCGGGTGAACTCCTACAAGGACCTGGAGCCGGAGCTGCTGGGGCGAGTGGAGGAACTGATCGACTTCGTCACGGCTCAGTGA
- the hemW gene encoding radical SAM family heme chaperone HemW, whose product MPSALPDGDPVPDDGSLPASALAGSADRPLGFYLHVPYCATRCGYCDFNTYTATELRGSGGVLASRDNYADTLIDEIRLARKVLGDDPRPVRTVFVGGGTPTLLAADDLVRMLSAIRDEFGLAADAEVTTEANPESVDPAYLAALREGGFNRVSFGMQSAKQHVLKVLDRTHTPGRPEACVAEARAAGFDHVNLDLIYGTPGETDDDWRASLEAAIGAGPDHVSAYALIVEEGTQLARRIRRGEVPMTDDDVHADRYLIADSVLADAGFDWYEVSNWATSEAGRCLHNELYWRGADWWGAGPGAHSHVGGVRWWNVKHPGAYAAALAAGRSPGAGRELLSDEDRRVERILLELRLREGVPLSLLREEGLSASRRALGEGLLEARPYEEGRAVLTLRGRLLADAVVRDLVD is encoded by the coding sequence ATGCCTTCCGCACTCCCCGACGGCGACCCCGTCCCCGACGACGGCTCGCTCCCCGCGTCCGCGCTCGCCGGGTCCGCCGACCGCCCCCTCGGCTTCTACCTGCACGTCCCGTACTGCGCGACCCGCTGCGGCTACTGCGACTTCAACACCTACACCGCGACCGAGCTGCGCGGTTCGGGCGGAGTGCTGGCCTCCCGCGACAACTACGCGGACACCCTGATCGACGAGATCCGCCTGGCGCGCAAGGTCCTCGGCGACGACCCGCGCCCGGTCCGCACGGTGTTCGTCGGCGGCGGTACGCCGACACTGCTGGCCGCGGACGATCTCGTACGGATGCTCTCCGCGATCCGCGACGAGTTCGGCCTGGCCGCGGACGCGGAGGTGACGACCGAGGCGAACCCGGAGTCGGTGGACCCGGCGTATCTGGCCGCGCTGCGGGAGGGCGGCTTCAACCGGGTGTCCTTCGGGATGCAGAGCGCCAAGCAGCACGTGTTGAAGGTGCTGGACCGCACGCACACACCGGGCCGGCCGGAGGCGTGCGTGGCGGAGGCCAGGGCGGCGGGGTTCGACCACGTGAACCTGGATCTGATCTACGGCACCCCCGGGGAGACCGACGACGACTGGCGGGCGTCCCTGGAGGCGGCGATCGGGGCCGGACCGGATCACGTGTCGGCGTACGCGCTGATCGTCGAGGAGGGCACCCAGCTGGCCCGGCGGATCCGGCGGGGCGAGGTGCCGATGACCGACGACGACGTGCACGCGGACCGGTACCTGATCGCGGACTCCGTGCTCGCCGACGCGGGGTTCGACTGGTACGAGGTGTCGAACTGGGCCACCTCGGAGGCGGGCCGCTGCCTGCACAACGAGCTGTACTGGCGGGGCGCCGACTGGTGGGGCGCGGGCCCCGGAGCGCACTCGCACGTGGGCGGGGTGCGCTGGTGGAACGTCAAGCACCCGGGCGCGTACGCGGCGGCGCTGGCGGCCGGGAGGTCGCCGGGGGCCGGGCGGGAGCTGCTGTCCGACGAGGACCGGCGCGTGGAGCGGATCCTGCTGGAGCTGCGGCTGCGGGAGGGGGTGCCGCTGTCGCTGCTGCGGGAGGAGGGGCTGAGCGCTTCTCGGCGGGCGCTGGGGGAGGGGCTGCTGGAAGCCCGGCCCTATGAGGAGGGGCGGGCCGTGCTGACGCTTCGCGGACGGTTGCTGGCGGACGCGGTGGTTCGGGACCTGGTGGACTGA
- a CDS encoding SpoIIE family protein phosphatase, giving the protein MGAIPVQRESVARAPAAPLRGDGVLPHAPAHTHATLPGAPHAPGAARALLRAAFAEWAELALPGTEFLTDRQADDAVVVVSELVTNAVVHAGTDVEVSCRLEAHTGALVVEVLDRHPSRAPRDGDAEPSYGTPEYGRGLRLVAALAEAWGITYRTGSKTVWARLPAGGKEALDGIRAYAGDDAHERGLRVAGILAPVPPQPPVPPQPPEPPQPPPRAQDPLAPVSRGEPGHTASPVSRSEPENTHPPVHRAEQGHTASPVHGGEPGDTHPPVYRAEQGHTAPPVHGDESAHTVRPISRDESAHTVRPMSRDEPAHTVRPVSRGELDRDWLNRGALSFLAEASDLLAGQLDENLVAALAGQLIVPRLADWCAVWLEDEVAGRWGSPRAGETGSGTAWGEAGLSGPRLARVWHCSENRIESLRRALEKEPPGLPGPDHAGPLPFPWPGEALGPHGTHGSALAYRLTAGGRPLGTLVIGRAGLVSFPDEVTGLVEDLSRRVALAIGAARQYARQATISAVLQRGLLPGAVAEIPGVRSALVYEPCDKGGPSGDFYDLFPAGDGRWCFAVGDVQGKGPEAAVVIGLARPWLRLLAREGYRVADVLDRLNQLLLDDATEAADAAARALATAGGRPMNPGDGPQTRFLSLLYGELAPFDGGVRCTLASAGHPLPLLLGAGGQVRTAARPQTLLGVVEDETYTSETFELRPGDSLLCVTDGVTERRSGPRQFDDEDGLAEALAGCAGLDAELIAERIKRLVHEFGARPPDDDLALLVLQAE; this is encoded by the coding sequence ATGGGGGCCATTCCTGTGCAACGGGAGTCCGTTGCCCGTGCGCCCGCCGCGCCCCTGCGCGGCGACGGTGTGCTCCCGCACGCCCCGGCGCACACCCACGCCACCCTCCCCGGCGCTCCGCACGCCCCGGGCGCGGCCCGGGCCCTGTTACGGGCGGCGTTCGCCGAATGGGCGGAACTGGCCCTGCCCGGTACCGAGTTCCTCACCGACCGGCAGGCCGACGACGCCGTGGTCGTCGTCAGCGAGCTCGTCACCAACGCCGTCGTGCACGCGGGCACCGACGTCGAGGTGAGCTGCCGCCTGGAGGCGCACACCGGTGCCCTCGTCGTCGAGGTCCTGGACCGCCACCCCTCGCGCGCCCCTCGCGACGGTGACGCCGAACCCTCGTACGGCACACCGGAGTACGGGCGCGGACTGCGCCTGGTCGCTGCCCTCGCGGAGGCCTGGGGCATCACCTACCGCACCGGCTCCAAGACCGTGTGGGCGCGGCTGCCGGCCGGCGGGAAGGAGGCCCTCGACGGAATCCGGGCGTACGCCGGGGACGACGCCCACGAGCGGGGGCTGCGGGTCGCCGGGATACTCGCCCCGGTACCGCCCCAGCCCCCGGTACCGCCCCAGCCCCCGGAACCGCCCCAGCCCCCGCCCCGGGCCCAGGACCCGCTCGCACCCGTGTCCCGCGGCGAGCCGGGGCACACGGCCTCACCGGTCTCCCGCAGCGAGCCGGAGAACACGCACCCGCCCGTGCATCGCGCAGAGCAGGGACACACGGCCTCGCCGGTCCACGGCGGCGAGCCGGGGGACACGCACCCGCCCGTGTACCGAGCAGAGCAGGGGCACACGGCCCCGCCGGTCCACGGCGACGAGTCGGCGCACACGGTCCGGCCCATTTCCCGCGATGAGTCGGCGCACACGGTCCGGCCCATGTCCCGCGACGAGCCGGCCCACACGGTCCGCCCCGTCTCCCGTGGCGAGCTCGACCGGGACTGGCTCAACCGCGGTGCCCTGTCCTTCCTCGCCGAGGCCTCCGACCTGCTCGCCGGGCAGCTCGACGAGAACCTGGTCGCCGCGCTCGCCGGCCAGCTGATCGTGCCGCGGCTGGCCGACTGGTGCGCGGTGTGGCTGGAGGACGAGGTCGCCGGACGCTGGGGATCCCCGCGCGCGGGTGAGACCGGGAGCGGGACGGCCTGGGGCGAGGCGGGCCTGTCCGGGCCCCGGCTGGCCCGGGTCTGGCACTGCTCGGAGAACCGGATCGAGAGCCTGCGGCGGGCCCTGGAGAAGGAACCGCCCGGCCTGCCGGGACCGGACCACGCCGGCCCGCTGCCGTTCCCCTGGCCCGGCGAGGCACTGGGCCCGCACGGAACACACGGCTCGGCGCTCGCCTACCGCCTCACCGCGGGCGGCCGCCCGCTGGGCACCCTGGTCATCGGCCGGGCCGGGCTGGTCTCCTTCCCCGACGAGGTCACCGGGCTCGTCGAGGACCTCAGCCGCCGGGTGGCGCTCGCCATCGGCGCGGCCCGCCAGTACGCGCGCCAGGCCACCATCAGCGCGGTGCTCCAGCGCGGCCTGCTGCCCGGCGCGGTCGCCGAGATCCCCGGGGTGCGCAGCGCCCTGGTGTACGAGCCGTGCGACAAGGGCGGACCCAGCGGCGACTTCTACGACCTCTTCCCGGCCGGCGACGGCCGCTGGTGCTTCGCCGTCGGCGACGTCCAGGGCAAGGGCCCCGAGGCGGCCGTGGTGATCGGGCTGGCCCGGCCCTGGCTCCGGCTGCTGGCCCGCGAGGGCTACCGCGTCGCCGACGTCCTCGACCGCCTCAACCAGCTGCTCCTCGACGACGCCACGGAGGCCGCTGACGCGGCGGCCCGGGCCCTGGCGACCGCGGGCGGGCGCCCCATGAACCCCGGCGACGGCCCGCAGACCCGCTTCCTGTCCCTCCTGTACGGCGAGCTCGCGCCCTTCGACGGCGGAGTGCGCTGCACCCTCGCCTCCGCCGGACATCCGTTGCCGCTGCTGCTCGGGGCGGGCGGCCAGGTCCGTACGGCCGCCCGGCCGCAGACCCTGCTCGGAGTCGTCGAGGACGAGACGTACACCAGTGAGACCTTCGAGCTGCGGCCCGGCGACAGTCTGCTGTGCGTCACCGACGGGGTGACCGAGCGGCGCAGCGGGCCCCGGCAGTTCGACGACGAGGACGGGCTCGCGGAGGCGCTCGCCGGGTGCGCGGGACTGGACGCCGAGCTGATCGCGGAGCGGATCAAACGGCTGGTCCACGAGTTCGGGGCGCGGCCCCCGGATGACGATCTGGCGCTGCTGGTCCTGCAGGCGGAGTAG